The Flavobacterium psychrotrophum region TAGAGGGCAGGCAGCTTGTGGTAACAGTTCGCGACAATGGGGTAGGATTTGATATTAAAAAGGCTGCCGGAGGCATAGGTCTTAAAAATCTCAGGAAGCGTTCTGAAGCATTAAACGGGTTGCTGGAAATAGACTCTGAAGAAGGAAAAGGCGCATTAGTAAAAGTACAGTTTGCTTTGCGTTGAAAAATAAAAATACTCTGAGTATGTTTACTATATTTGTGCCCTCAAACAAAAACAACGAAATGAAAGAACTGCTTAAAAAATTTGAAGATAAGCAGCCTGAAATAGTGTTTAACTGGAAAGACAGTGAAACAGAAGCTGAAGGCTGGGCGGTAATAAATTCTTTAAGAGGCGGGGCTGCAGGAGGTGGTACCCGTATGCGCAAAGGTCTTGATATGAATGAAGTTTTGTCATTGGCAAAAACCATGGAAGTAAAATTTACTGTTTCTGGTCCTGCCATTGGCGGTGCTAAATCCGGTATAAACTTTGATCCTAACGACCCTCGTAAAAAAGGCGTGCTACAGCGCTGGTACAAAGCCGTTTCTCCTTTGCTTAAAAGTTATTATGGAACGGGTGGCGACCTTAATGTAGACGAGATACATGAGGTAATACCAATGACTGAAGAGTGTGGTGTATGGCACCCGCAGGAAGGTGTGTTTACCGGACACTTTAAGCCAACAGAGGCTGATAAAATAAACCGTATAGGGCAATTGCGTCAAGGTGTTGTTAAGGTAATAGAAAATCCCGCTTTTTCGCCGGATGTAAATAAAAAATATACGGTTGCAGATATGATTACCGGTTATGGTGTTGCAGAAGCTGTAGGCCATTATTACAATATTTACGGAGGTAGTATAAAAGGCAAGAGGGCTATAATACAAGGTTTTGGAAACGTAGGTTCTGCGGCGGCATATTACCTTGCAGGTATGGGCGCTAAAATTGTAGGGATCATAGACCGTGAAGGTGGGCTTTTAAATAAAGACGGCTTTAGCTTTGAAGAAATAAAACAATTTTTTCTTGATAAAGAAGGTAATCAGCTAATAGCAAAAAACATGATACCTTTTGCTGAACTTGATGCACAGGTATGGAGTGTAGGGGCAGAAATTTTTGCACCCTGCGCGGCATCAAGACTGGTTAAAAAAGATCAGGTAGAAAGTATGGTAGCTGCCGGGCTTGAGGTTATAAGCTGTGGTGCAAACGTGCCTTTTGCAGATAAAGAAATATTCTTTGGCCCGATTATGGAAGCAACAGACGAAAAAGTAAGCCTTATACCAGACTTTATTTCTAACTGTGGTATGGCAAGGGTTTTTGCTTACTTTATGGAGAAAAAGGTTTCTATGACTGATGAGGCTGTGTTTAAAGATGCCAGCGATATTATAAAAAATGCACTGCAAAATGTATACAATACAAACAGCAGTAAAACCGGAATAAGCAATACTGCTTTTGAAATTGCACTAAGGCAGCTGGTTTAAAAAAAATATAGTAGTATTGGGGCTGTTTTATACAGCCCCTTTTTTTATTTTATATGGATTATAAGCAAACAACAGAGTGGATGTTTAACCAGTTACCCATGTATCAGCTACAGGGTGCATCTGCTTATAAAAAAGACCTTACAAATACACTTTTACTCGCAAGGCATTTGGGCAACCCGGAGCGTAAAATAAAGGCTATACACATAGCAGGTACTAATGGTAAAGGTAGTACAAGCAGTATGCTGGCAAGTATACTGCAAGAGGCAGGTTATAAAACAGGTTTGTATACATCTCCACACCTTAAAGATTTTAGGGAACGTATAAAAATTAACGGTGAAGATATCTCTGAAGATTTTGTTGTACGATTTGTAAACAGTAATAAGGCTTTTTTTGAGGCGAATGACCTTAGTTTTTTTGAAATGACCGTAGGGCTTGCATTCGATTATTTTGTGCAGGAAGGCGTAGATATTGCGGTTATAGAAACCGGTATGGGCGGCAGACTTGACAGTACAAATATTATAACGCCGTTACTTTCGGTTATTACAAATATAGGCCTGGACCATACAGCTTTTTTGGGTAACACCCTTGCGGCCATTGCAGAAGAAAAAGCCGGGATAATAAAACCCGGAGTACCTGTAGTGGTGGGAGAATATAATGATGAAACGAAGCCGGTTTTTGAAGTTAAAGCTGCAATGTGCAATGCACCTTTGTTTTTTGCTTCAGATGCTGTTTTTAACGATTATCCTGTAGCTCTTAAGGGCGATTACCAAAAACACAATATTAAGACTGTTTTGCAGTCGGTTGCGATTTTAAGGAAGCAGCTTGTCATTAGTGAAGATGCTGTAAAAGCAGGGCTTCTAAACGTGGTAAAAAATAGCGGATTGCGTGGGCGCTGGGAGCAGCTACAGGAAAATCCTGTTGTGGTAACAGACACTGCACACAATAGCCATGGGTTGAAACCGGTGCTTGAGCAGGTAATGGCACAGCCTTATAAAACACTTCGTTTTGTTTTGGGTGTAGTAAATGATAAAAACCTGGATGAAATTTTGCCGCTCTTTCCAAAAGATGCCGTGTATTATTTTTCGAAACCAAATGTGCCAAGGGGTCTGGATGCAGCTATATTAGAAGAAAATGGAAAAAAATATGGCTTAAGCGGAAAAATATTTCCATCCATTTCAGATGCTTATCGCGCTGCGATTCAGGATGCTGCGCCAGATGATTTTATATATGTGGGGGGGAGTACATTTGTTGTGGCAGAAATTTTATAGTAGAATGCTTGCAAATATTAAAAACTGTGCTATCTTTGCACTCGCAATACGGAACTAATAACAACAACGTAAAGCAACCCGAAAGGGCGATTAGCTCAGCTGGTTCAGAGCACCTCGTTTACACCGAGGGGGTCGGGGGTTCGAACCCCTCATCGCCCACCACAATTCAGCTTTATATCATTATAAAGTACATTAAAACAATGAAAACCTGCAAGTTACGGCTTTGCAGGTTTTTTATTTTTACCCCTGCACCATCAAAATTTTCAAAAATACACAAAGTTTTTGTGGCAAATCTGTGGCAATTTCAAATTGCAAAAAAAATTGCCACAAAATATGCTTTAAGTTTTTGATTATCAACAGGTAAAGCTGCTTAACGACTTGATTTGAAAGCACTATAATTCGACATTTATTAATTTTAAAAACGTTGAATTTATGTTAGAGAACAGTTTCGGAATTACCTTCTTCTTGAAGAGTTCCACAAAAGGCACAAAAGAAAGGTATGTTTACCTG contains the following coding sequences:
- a CDS encoding bifunctional folylpolyglutamate synthase/dihydrofolate synthase, giving the protein MDYKQTTEWMFNQLPMYQLQGASAYKKDLTNTLLLARHLGNPERKIKAIHIAGTNGKGSTSSMLASILQEAGYKTGLYTSPHLKDFRERIKINGEDISEDFVVRFVNSNKAFFEANDLSFFEMTVGLAFDYFVQEGVDIAVIETGMGGRLDSTNIITPLLSVITNIGLDHTAFLGNTLAAIAEEKAGIIKPGVPVVVGEYNDETKPVFEVKAAMCNAPLFFASDAVFNDYPVALKGDYQKHNIKTVLQSVAILRKQLVISEDAVKAGLLNVVKNSGLRGRWEQLQENPVVVTDTAHNSHGLKPVLEQVMAQPYKTLRFVLGVVNDKNLDEILPLFPKDAVYYFSKPNVPRGLDAAILEENGKKYGLSGKIFPSISDAYRAAIQDAAPDDFIYVGGSTFVVAEIL
- a CDS encoding Glu/Leu/Phe/Val dehydrogenase dimerization domain-containing protein — translated: MKELLKKFEDKQPEIVFNWKDSETEAEGWAVINSLRGGAAGGGTRMRKGLDMNEVLSLAKTMEVKFTVSGPAIGGAKSGINFDPNDPRKKGVLQRWYKAVSPLLKSYYGTGGDLNVDEIHEVIPMTEECGVWHPQEGVFTGHFKPTEADKINRIGQLRQGVVKVIENPAFSPDVNKKYTVADMITGYGVAEAVGHYYNIYGGSIKGKRAIIQGFGNVGSAAAYYLAGMGAKIVGIIDREGGLLNKDGFSFEEIKQFFLDKEGNQLIAKNMIPFAELDAQVWSVGAEIFAPCAASRLVKKDQVESMVAAGLEVISCGANVPFADKEIFFGPIMEATDEKVSLIPDFISNCGMARVFAYFMEKKVSMTDEAVFKDASDIIKNALQNVYNTNSSKTGISNTAFEIALRQLV